GGCCATACACATCCAGGCCAGTCCTGAAGTATTGCGCTATACACCTGTCGGCAACCCGCTGAGTTTCGAGCAGATGCTCGAGCTGCGCCGGCCGGTGCAGGTGGACGATTCTGACTCTTTCGAGTTGACCGCAGCTAACCTGGGCGTCTCCGCCGATATCACCTTCCGCTGGCAGCAACGTGACTTCCGTCTGCTGGTCAGACAACAGCGCCCCGATCGTGGCGATGATGTACTGAAGCTGCTGTCCGGTTACGTACCCGCTCACGAGCTGCGCCTGCCGCTGCTGACGCTGATGACCGAACTCGCCGAAGAACTCCTGCTGGAAACCGACCAGGGTTGGCTTCCCGGTCGCTATCAGGATATCTGGCTACCGACGCCCTATGCCGACACATTGCTACCCGACCGCAACCGCTGGTATAGCCTCAGCCCTCATCAGGGCGCGGCAAGGGCCGTGCTGTGCCGGGAACTGAATCTGCTCGAACGCCCGCGTGCCTATGTACATTTGCCGACCAACTCATTGCAACTGGTCTACCATATGCACCTCAGCGTACCCCGCTGCGCCGACCTCAACGCCTTGCATGCCGACGAATCGCTGGATCCACAGAGCGGGCAGCTGCAAGCTCAGCTGGATCATCAGCAACCGGACCTGTATCTGGCCGAACTCATCGACGGCACGGCCAGCGGCCGAGTGTTTACTCTGGTTAAAGGCGAACTGATCGAGCAGCACCATCCTCATCTCATGCTCAGCGAAGCCTTTGCACCGCAGACTGGCTGGGTGGTGTCAGACTCCCACTGCGCCTGGCCGAATGGCCTTGGGCTGTCATGAATAAACTTTCCACTCCTTAGACCTTGGTCGGATCGCAATGATGGCCCGCTGTTCCCTAGACTGCCGGCTGTCCGTAATCACCCACTGGTATCAAATCCATGTATAAAAGTCGTATTCGCATGACTGCGCTGCATGACAAGATCATGAGCGCGGCAGACGCTGCATTATTGATTGAAGATGGTATGACCGTCGGCATGAGCGGTTTCACCCGTGCCGGTGAAGCCAAGGCAGTGCCACAGGCACTGGTCGAGCGCGCCCGTGAACAGCCGCTGAAAATCAGCCTGCTGACCGGAGCCAGCCTGGGCAATGATCTGGACAAACACTTGACCGAGGCCGGCGTACTGGCTCGCCGGATGCCCTTCCAGGTGGACGCAACCCTGCGCAAGGCGATCAACCAGGGCAACGTCATGTTCATTGATCAGCACCTGTCCGACACCGTCGAGCAGATGCGCAACCACCAACTGAAAATGCCCGATATCGCCGTTATCGAAGCAGTCGCCATCACCGAGGAAGGTCACATAGTACCGACCACCTCGGTCGGCAACTCCGCCAGCTTCGCCATCTTCGCCAAGCAGGTCGTGGTCGAGATCAACCTGGCGCACAACCCGAATCTGGAAGGTCTGCACGACATCTTCATCCCGACTTACCGGCCTACCCGCACACCGATTCCCCTGGTCAGCGCCGATCAGCGCATCGGCAGCACGGCGATCCCGATCGACCCAGCCAAGATCGCCGCGATTGTCATTACCGACCAGCCCGATTCCTATTCCACGGTTACCCCGCCGGATGAGGAAACCCAAGGCATTGCCAATCACCTGATCGGCTTCTTCGAGAAGGAAGTCGAAGCCGGCCGACTGCCGAAGAACCTGGGGCCGTTGCAAGCGGGTATCGGCAGCATCGCCAACGCGGTCATCTGCGGCTTTGTCGACTCCTCATTTGAAGACCTGGTGATGTACTCCGAAGTACTCCAGGACTGCACCTTCGAACTGATCGACGCCGGCAAGATGAAATTTGCCTCCGGCTGCTCCATCACCCTGTCCGGTCGTTGCAACGAGCGCGTGTTCGGCAACCTCGAAAAGTACAAGGACAAGCTGATCATGCGCCCGCAGGAAATGTCCAACCACCCGGAAATTGTCCGGCGCCTGGGCATCATCGGCATCAATACCGCTCTGGAGTTCGATATCTACGGCAACGTCAACTCGACTCACGTCGGCGGTACCAAGATGATGAACGGCATCGGCGGCTCCGGCGACTTCGCGCGCAACGCCAACCTCGCGATTTTCGTCACCAAGTCGATTGCCAAGGGCGGCGCCATCTCCAGCGTCGTGCCCATGGTCAGCCATGTGGACCACACCGAGCATGACGTGGATATCCTGGTTACCGAGCAGGGTCTGGCGGATCTGCGTGGTCTGGCGCCCCGTGAGCGTGCCCGTCAGGTAATCGACAATTGCGTGCATCCAGACTACCGCGAAGCATTGAACGACTACTTCGACCGCGCCTGCGACAAGGGCGGCCACACCCCGCACCTGCTGCGCGAAGCCGTCGAATGGCACCTTAACCTGGAAGAGTTCGGCCACATGCGTGCCGCTGGCTGATCCATCCGCCTGACCACCCTGCTCCGCAGCTTCCATCACCGCTGCGGAGCAGGGTTTTATATGTCTTGCGTCACAAAACCCTCTCCTACTCGCGCCCTCTGCGCAATACTGTGAACTGGCGCACCTCCCTCGCTGACCGCCCTTGCTACCCTGCATGCTGAATCCATCAACTGCCCGGGGCTCATCATGGACGCCAGCGAAACCCGAGACAGATCCAATCGTCGTCTGTCAGTCTTCAGTATCATCATCGTCTTTTCAG
Above is a genomic segment from Halopseudomonas litoralis containing:
- a CDS encoding acetyl-CoA hydrolase/transferase family protein is translated as MYKSRIRMTALHDKIMSAADAALLIEDGMTVGMSGFTRAGEAKAVPQALVERAREQPLKISLLTGASLGNDLDKHLTEAGVLARRMPFQVDATLRKAINQGNVMFIDQHLSDTVEQMRNHQLKMPDIAVIEAVAITEEGHIVPTTSVGNSASFAIFAKQVVVEINLAHNPNLEGLHDIFIPTYRPTRTPIPLVSADQRIGSTAIPIDPAKIAAIVITDQPDSYSTVTPPDEETQGIANHLIGFFEKEVEAGRLPKNLGPLQAGIGSIANAVICGFVDSSFEDLVMYSEVLQDCTFELIDAGKMKFASGCSITLSGRCNERVFGNLEKYKDKLIMRPQEMSNHPEIVRRLGIIGINTALEFDIYGNVNSTHVGGTKMMNGIGGSGDFARNANLAIFVTKSIAKGGAISSVVPMVSHVDHTEHDVDILVTEQGLADLRGLAPRERARQVIDNCVHPDYREALNDYFDRACDKGGHTPHLLREAVEWHLNLEEFGHMRAAG